One Paroedura picta isolate Pp20150507F chromosome 3, Ppicta_v3.0, whole genome shotgun sequence genomic window carries:
- the LOC143832311 gene encoding zinc finger and SCAN domain-containing protein 29-like → MLSQERVLYMTHGTLHLAPPFCLATREGSMDSAFQSPSVQLTCRGPTRKDAEIRDLMAIFAEEKIQDALRSSQRNREVFEQVAMRMRALGHHRTGLECRSKMKTMRTEYIRAVSHNQKSGNARVTCPYFEQQREIYGEGDGDGGPKRVGRSLKVVRRPAAPMEGPAVAEDPGEGTSSGRTVRPPPQIQQHGVDLITLDLLAIVPGEETNVLQ, encoded by the coding sequence GTACATGACCCAtggcaccctgcacctcgcacctccattttgcttagccactcGTGAAGGCAGTATGGACTCCGCTTTCCAGTCGCCGTCTGTCCAGCTAACCTGCAGGGGACCTACACGGAAGGACGCTGAGAtacgggacctgatggcgatATTCGCCGAAGAAAAAATTCAGGACGCCTTGCGATCCTCGCAGCGGaatcgggaggtgttcgaacaggTGGCCATGCGGATGAGAgccctgggccaccacaggaccggccttgaatgccgatCCAAAATGAAGACGATGAGGACTGAATATATTAGGGCCGTGTCCCACAACCAAAAGTCCGGGAATGCAAGAGtgacctgcccgtatttcgagcaACAGCGCGAAATTTACGGAGAGGGGGACGGAGACGGCGGGCCAAAACGCGTGGGAAGGAGCCTCAAGGTCGTCCGGAGGCCAGCTGCTCCAATGGAGGGACCAGCCGTTGCTGAAGACCCAGGAGAGGGCACCTCTTCGGGGAGGACCGTTCGGCCTCCTCCCCAGATCCAGCAACACGGGGTGGACCTCATCACATTGGACCTACTTGCCATCGTCCCTGGCGAGGAAACCAACGTGCTGCAGTAG